A genome region from Campylobacter concisus includes the following:
- a CDS encoding response regulator, protein MNISPNLEPININLPKDMIYSRVLLGVDRVQTLDNTNLKSELKDIATKLISNSTYSIIQSASTSGVKSEYAKADSGTNDAFSYVDIQRKNWDKKDFENKYLFGEDASALRKVDQTRTYFSSINSKTPIKPIAAADTKFTNLNDYAYEKTIKTSLGDVEVFLDLYDDNDKLGIGKLDANGFLFNFDSNKDGVINSGDKYFDKLKVRGYDKDGNEKIFKLSEVVSEINLNDFIKKDIRNLSHETMDFASKNTVDYRVSLNNSNPYTLFSAEYRYQKIGKEETNKFFKDHADQDGWVDLRDNKIFNEESGLNNFAYEKVGFDGKKRLSEFNPVIKPTGSKQDESFSYAGYQKDSFMKFYNDYQKESSAHSKDVEWISKNLKENDVEDADDLISKLKATKSSYMIAMQSEFEKATGLEFSLENLERVKHAFESDTSKAAAALKDTDSVIAMKLNKNGTITLKFDSGRELEVKEIYNDTGKLISKDDKDSKRASINLDAKSMNDIELNRLDFKDIGIKQDEKISSLKELGAKLVKNLTDKFTSKFLIGLENGKSITTKEIYNITYLENDLKFKELSSKDRLYKKVDTRV, encoded by the coding sequence ATGAATATATCACCAAATTTAGAGCCCATAAATATAAATTTACCCAAAGATATGATCTATTCAAGGGTCCTTCTTGGCGTAGATAGAGTGCAAACTTTAGACAATACAAATTTAAAGTCTGAGCTTAAAGACATCGCTACTAAGCTTATCTCAAATAGCACTTACTCTATCATCCAAAGTGCCAGCACCAGTGGCGTGAAGTCAGAGTATGCTAAAGCAGATAGCGGGACAAATGATGCTTTTTCTTACGTGGATATCCAGCGAAAAAACTGGGACAAAAAGGACTTTGAGAACAAGTATCTCTTTGGCGAAGATGCCTCAGCACTAAGGAAAGTGGATCAAACTAGAACCTATTTCTCATCTATAAATTCAAAAACTCCCATTAAGCCCATTGCGGCAGCAGATACTAAATTTACAAATTTAAATGACTACGCCTATGAAAAAACGATAAAAACCTCACTGGGTGATGTAGAGGTCTTTTTGGATCTTTATGACGATAATGACAAACTAGGCATAGGCAAGCTAGATGCAAATGGATTTTTATTTAACTTTGATAGCAACAAGGACGGAGTGATAAATTCTGGTGATAAATACTTTGACAAGCTAAAGGTTAGAGGCTACGACAAAGACGGAAATGAGAAAATTTTCAAACTAAGCGAAGTTGTAAGCGAGATAAACCTTAACGACTTTATCAAAAAGGATATTAGAAATTTAAGCCATGAGACTATGGACTTTGCTAGCAAAAACACGGTTGATTACAGAGTTAGTTTAAACAACTCAAACCCTTATACTCTTTTCTCGGCCGAGTATCGCTACCAAAAGATAGGCAAAGAAGAGACTAATAAATTTTTCAAAGACCATGCAGACCAAGACGGCTGGGTAGATCTTAGGGATAATAAGATATTTAACGAAGAGAGCGGCTTAAACAACTTTGCCTATGAGAAAGTTGGCTTTGACGGCAAGAAAAGGCTTAGCGAGTTTAACCCTGTCATAAAACCTACTGGATCTAAACAAGATGAGAGCTTTTCATACGCAGGCTATCAAAAAGATAGCTTTATGAAATTTTATAACGACTACCAAAAAGAGTCTAGCGCTCACAGCAAAGATGTAGAGTGGATAAGCAAAAATTTAAAAGAAAATGATGTAGAAGACGCAGATGATCTCATCTCAAAGCTAAAAGCCACAAAGTCATCTTATATGATCGCTATGCAGAGTGAATTTGAAAAAGCAACTGGGCTTGAGTTTAGCCTAGAAAATTTAGAAAGAGTAAAGCATGCTTTTGAGAGTGATACGAGCAAGGCAGCAGCTGCTCTCAAGGACACAGACAGCGTAATAGCTATGAAGCTAAACAAAAATGGCACGATCACGCTTAAATTTGATAGCGGAAGAGAGCTAGAGGTAAAAGAAATTTATAACGACACTGGCAAGCTCATAAGCAAAGATGACAAAGATAGTAAAAGAGCAAGTATAAATTTAGATGCTAAGAGCATGAATGATATCGAGCTAAATAGACTTGACTTTAAAGATATAGGTATAAAGCAAGATGAGAAGATATCTAGCCTAAAAGAGCTTGGAGCAAAGCTCGTTAAAAACCTCACTGATAAATTTACAAGTAAATTCCTAATCGGACTTGAAAACGGCAAAAGCATCACCACTAAAGAAATTTACAACATCACTTATCTTGAAAACGACCTAAAATTTAAAGAGCTATCTAGCAAAGATAGGCTTTATAAAAAGGTAGATACGAGAGTTTAG
- a CDS encoding cell surface protein yields the protein MITSINGLSNTPIQDNTIQKENAKMSKEQEKALIDKLMHKPLAEVLPKFIDIDESKEGWITDTINKIDTMLSKKYDFTIEQRRALIAKYPENMEELEISVLQGHMDWLLTYSVDGKPTISGLMVGLGTKEEETELENFMRSLPDDAMSSKKGSALLSRADLNIEEFKKLYREDVEKTTKEHKEFLAKLHKEEQEYNANLAKEQSEKKFKPMQVKKKYETYDINKDQKFLYARELLNFKEKRGIDVLELMQKIDKKQILNKMA from the coding sequence ATGATAACTAGCATAAACGGACTTAGCAATACACCAATACAAGATAACACTATCCAAAAAGAAAATGCAAAAATGTCAAAGGAGCAAGAAAAGGCTCTAATAGATAAACTAATGCACAAACCACTTGCAGAAGTATTGCCAAAATTTATTGATATAGATGAAAGTAAAGAGGGCTGGATAACGGATACTATAAACAAGATAGATACTATGCTTTCTAAGAAATATGATTTTACTATCGAGCAAAGACGTGCGCTGATAGCAAAATATCCAGAAAACATGGAAGAGCTCGAGATTAGTGTCTTACAAGGACACATGGACTGGTTACTTACCTACTCAGTAGATGGCAAGCCAACAATATCTGGACTGATGGTTGGTCTTGGCACAAAAGAAGAAGAAACGGAGCTAGAGAATTTTATGCGATCACTGCCTGATGATGCGATGTCAAGTAAAAAAGGCTCAGCTCTACTTAGCCGAGCTGATCTAAACATAGAAGAGTTTAAGAAGCTTTATAGAGAAGATGTAGAAAAAACTACAAAAGAGCATAAAGAATTTCTAGCCAAACTACACAAAGAAGAGCAAGAATACAATGCAAATTTAGCCAAAGAGCAAAGCGAGAAGAAATTTAAACCTATGCAGGTTAAGAAGAAGTATGAGACCTATGATATCAACAAGGATCAAAAATTTCTCTATGCAAGAGAGCTTTTAAATTTCAAAGAAAAAAGAGGCATAGATGTCTTAGAGCTTATGCAAAAGATAGATAAGAAGCAAATTTTAAATAAGATGGCTTGA
- a CDS encoding ATP-binding protein: MKALALFSGGLDSMLSMKLISDQNIEVVALYMDTGFGVDEEKYEVLRRRAALAGASLKVVDMRNEYLRDVLFNPKYGYGKQFNPCIDCHGYMFKTALNMLKSENANFIITGEVLGQRPMSQRRDALFQVKHLADDEDDLVLRPMCAKLLPPTKPEREGWVDREKLLDISGRDRKPQLALAKEFGFEDFATPGGGCLLTIESFAVKIKDYLNFDKEMRDIDVTWLKLGRHLRLPDGAKMIIGRDESDNNALLAHPNDKFDQVNFKESDDIVGAVSFISKNASKADKELAARLALAYTKASKENEFEVSVAGEKFSITPEDKSLAQNYFVK, from the coding sequence ATGAAGGCTTTAGCTTTGTTTAGCGGAGGGCTTGATAGCATGCTCTCGATGAAACTAATAAGCGATCAAAATATCGAAGTGGTCGCACTTTATATGGATACTGGATTTGGCGTGGATGAGGAGAAGTACGAAGTTTTAAGGCGCCGTGCAGCCTTGGCAGGGGCTAGCTTAAAGGTGGTTGATATGAGAAACGAGTATCTTCGTGATGTGCTTTTTAACCCAAAATACGGCTATGGCAAGCAGTTTAACCCTTGTATTGATTGTCACGGGTACATGTTTAAAACAGCTTTAAATATGCTAAAAAGTGAAAATGCGAATTTCATCATCACAGGCGAAGTTCTGGGGCAAAGACCGATGAGTCAGCGCAGAGATGCACTCTTTCAGGTTAAGCACCTAGCTGATGACGAGGATGATCTAGTGCTTCGTCCGATGTGCGCTAAGCTCTTGCCACCAACTAAGCCAGAGCGCGAGGGCTGGGTCGATAGAGAGAAGCTGCTTGATATAAGCGGACGCGACAGAAAGCCGCAACTTGCTTTGGCAAAGGAATTTGGCTTTGAGGACTTTGCAACGCCTGGAGGTGGATGTTTGCTAACGATCGAGAGCTTTGCTGTGAAGATAAAGGATTATCTAAATTTTGATAAAGAGATGCGAGATATCGATGTAACGTGGCTAAAGCTTGGTAGGCATCTGCGCTTGCCAGATGGTGCAAAAATGATAATAGGTCGTGATGAGAGTGATAATAACGCACTTTTAGCACATCCAAATGATAAATTTGATCAAGTAAATTTTAAAGAGAGTGATGACATCGTAGGAGCCGTTAGCTTCATAAGTAAAAACGCTAGTAAAGCTGACAAAGAGCTGGCCGCAAGGCTCGCATTAGCTTATACAAAAGCAAGTAAAGAGAATGAATTTGAAGTTAGCGTCGCTGGCGAGAAATTTAGTATCACACCTGAGGATAAATCTCTAGCTCAAAATTATTTCGTAAAATAG
- a CDS encoding flagellar biosynthesis protein FlgG yields the protein MGADFNKAAGLPKDFKIHKSTLDELSRFAERNHVLNRIKSKDEQIKIFDNIDMADTIKHYYRLFDQMTSALGDDKKSYTLADIGKLPKGYSTKGTRYDAKGHLLKDLSNSTISNIYSSTDELNSTKSLSKELSSAGVRLIVKEVDFTMSEAGDEFSFNPDMSVYQADEGYSKEALFMGFLRSSRPLPSDSAKTKLSSAALNDISSTGEHKEYFVDFEKVGKDSESIKALIKERLKELTLLMYARSKNINAESVTSNEYEKFKPTSEDINSLANSWSERISSISKTFV from the coding sequence ATGGGAGCTGATTTTAACAAAGCCGCAGGCTTGCCAAAGGACTTTAAAATCCATAAAAGCACACTTGATGAGCTTAGTAGATTTGCCGAGCGCAACCATGTGCTAAACCGCATCAAAAGCAAAGACGAGCAGATAAAGATCTTTGATAACATCGATATGGCTGACACCATAAAGCACTACTACAGACTATTTGATCAAATGACCTCTGCTTTAGGCGATGATAAAAAGAGCTACACCCTTGCAGATATAGGCAAACTACCAAAAGGCTACAGCACAAAAGGCACTCGCTATGATGCCAAAGGACACCTACTAAAAGATCTATCAAACTCTACTATCTCAAACATCTACTCTAGCACTGATGAGCTAAATAGCACTAAATCTCTTAGCAAAGAACTTTCAAGTGCAGGCGTTAGGCTCATAGTAAAAGAGGTTGATTTTACGATGAGCGAAGCAGGCGATGAGTTTAGCTTCAACCCTGATATGTCGGTATATCAAGCAGATGAAGGTTACAGCAAAGAGGCTCTTTTTATGGGATTTTTGCGCAGCTCTAGACCGCTACCAAGTGATAGTGCAAAGACTAAGCTTAGCAGTGCTGCCTTAAATGATATCTCAAGCACTGGAGAGCATAAAGAGTATTTTGTGGATTTTGAAAAAGTGGGTAAGGATAGTGAGAGCATAAAAGCGCTCATAAAAGAAAGACTTAAAGAGCTAACACTTTTAATGTATGCAAGATCAAAGAACATTAACGCAGAAAGTGTTACCTCAAACGAATATGAGAAATTTAAACCAACTAGCGAGGATATAAATTCTCTAGCAAATTCTTGGAGTGAGAGGATAAGCTCTATTAGTAAGACTTTTGTGTAG